DNA from Pseudodesulfovibrio alkaliphilus:
CCCTTCCTCCTCGCCTCGGCGGTGCGATTCCCTGATGTCCCTGGCCAGCTACATCTGGCGATGGGAAATAGAGGTTAACTTCCGGGACGAAAAAACGTTGCTCGGCCTGGGAGAAGCCCAAGTCCGCACAAGCCGAAGCGTGGAAACGCTCACGCCGTTCCTGGCTGCGGTGTACGCGCTGCTGTTGCTCGCCATTGAAAAAGTTGGCGGACGACGGCGCACACTCCCGCCTCCGGCCTGGCTCCACCAAAGACTTGATGGGCAACCGCGCACCTCCACAGCGCAAGCGCTCCGCGAATTCCGCACGGAAGTCTGGGGTGACGCGCTGATGGGAAGGAATAAAAGCAGCTTCATGAACACAAGTACGTCGTTCATGAAGCCGATTCATTTGGAAAACTGCGCGGCCAGCGCCGTTTGCTACGCCACGAGATAGCCAAACGCGAGGCCCCCGGCTTTGCCGGGGGTCATGACTTTTGATTATCGCTTGCAACCTTGCCTACGGCATATATCTGCCCCGGGGTGTTCCGGTAGTGCCTTCTGAACGCCGCAATGAAATGCCCGATGTTCGTGTAGCCCAGCTCGTAAGCGCACTCACTCACGTTCAGCTGCCGTGAGACAAGCTTGTCGTAGGCAAATATCATTCTGCAGGAATGCTGATACTGCCCTATGGTCGTGTTGTATTGATGTTTGAACACAGCGCTCGCCTTGGAACGACTCATGCCTATGGAGGAGCACAACTCGGCTATGTTGCCGCTGCGGGAGACATCGCTCTCCAAAATGCTTTTAAGCTCTTTGATCGATTCAATATCCTGGTGCGCAAACACCCCGGTAGGCCGGGCTTTGCATTCGAGGATGTTAAGCATCATCTTTGTAACGAATTCAATCGATGCTGATTTCAGTTGCAGAGTATCAAGATGCGTGATCCGGGGCAGCTTGAAAAGTCTCTGTCCCGCCAGGATTATTTCTGGGCTGGCCAGACCGGAAATATGTGTGACCTGCTCCC
Protein-coding regions in this window:
- a CDS encoding helix-turn-helix domain-containing protein; its protein translation is MLYDPLNKSPLKWNFDTLTPLSAYLAQTDALELAGNPVNVFMECSHGQLEGWICEPLEGVVLGTCSSSGITQLHKNRFHCDVPMMIFVLLLEGSSNIGFEQNPTRGIQMEKNMFSWGDWNGVEGVTEIPAQEQYRHISFSMSGEAVRRHFGSQTGEGIMKQLRQNLSDAGEQVTHISGLASPEIILAGQRLFKLPRITHLDTLQLKSASIEFVTKMMLNILECKARPTGVFAHQDIESIKELKSILESDVSRSGNIAELCSSIGMSRSKASAVFKHQYNTTIGQYQHSCRMIFAYDKLVSRQLNVSECAYELGYTNIGHFIAAFRRHYRNTPGQIYAVGKVASDNQKS